A window from Shewanella livingstonensis encodes these proteins:
- the greA gene encoding transcription elongation factor GreA, which translates to MSKVPMTVVGADQLRKELELLKFDRRPKITEAIASARELGDLKENAEYHAAREDQGICEARIRDIEGKLSNAQIIDVTKLENTGRVIFGTTVTILNIDTDAEVTYRIVGDDEADIKQNLISVNSPIARGLIGKSEGDEVSITTPGGLTDYEIVTVKYL; encoded by the coding sequence ATGAGTAAGGTCCCAATGACTGTAGTTGGTGCAGATCAATTACGTAAAGAACTTGAATTGTTAAAGTTTGATCGCCGTCCAAAAATTACTGAAGCAATTGCTTCAGCGCGTGAATTAGGTGATTTAAAAGAAAATGCTGAATATCATGCAGCCCGTGAAGATCAGGGTATTTGTGAAGCGCGTATTCGTGATATTGAAGGTAAGTTATCTAATGCGCAAATTATTGACGTTACTAAATTAGAAAATACTGGCCGAGTTATTTTTGGCACCACTGTGACTATTTTAAACATTGATACCGATGCTGAAGTAACATATCGCATTGTGGGTGACGATGAGGCTGATATTAAGCAAAATTTAATTTCTGTTAATTCGCCAATTGCACGTGGATTAATTGGTAAAAGTGAAGGTGATGAAGTATCTATTACTACACCTGGCGGGTTGACTGATTATGAAATAGTCACGGTTAAATACCTTTAA